From one Aquicella lusitana genomic stretch:
- the putA gene encoding bifunctional proline dehydrogenase/L-glutamate gamma-semialdehyde dehydrogenase PutA, whose translation MLTTTPLPQSNPLRDTITKAYRMDETECLNRLLPEAALSKESLDQVAATARQLVIETREYKKKQSKIDTLLHQYDLSTEEGIALMCLAEALLRIPDKATMDKFISDKISTAEWKSHLSTENPLFINAATWSLVFTGKVFAPTLKSQKNLMGSLKRAVSRLGVAVIRPFILQMMKTIGTQFVMGQDIDSALKRAQKIEDMGYRFSYDMLGEAARTAEDASHYYTAYEQAIAAIGKVAHQDSPITNPGISVKLSALSPRFEYTQRERVLKEVPPLLLALAQQAKQYNIGLTIDAEEADRLDLMLDIFEMVYTDASLDGWTGLGIVVQAYQKRASFVIDWLADLAKRHGKRIMLRLVKGAYWDAEIKMSQVQGFNNYPVFTRKNSTDVSYLACAKQLLSQPQCFYPQFGTHNAYSVAAIMEIAQQYNKAEFEFQCLHGMGRPLYDQIVDKTKFNLPCRIYAPVGTHKDLLGYLVRRLLENGANSSFVNRLADESIPMEKIIADPVAYIVGLENKRHPKIPLPQAIYGEWLNSSGIDLSNTLQLAQLKKAMETAAKETWTAGSIVNGKVYIDKNPHPVVSPSHIEQVIGYASKADETLIEEALQTAVNAAWDWATTPVTERAAILERAAEIFQQEMPALMAIVTQEGGRCIQDCLSEVREAIDYCRYYAYRARHDLMPMPLPGPTGESNQLSLHPRGVIACISPWNFPIAIFTGQIVAALAAGNPVIAKPAEQTPLIAFKTIEILHQAGIPKPVLQLLIGPGSVVGAKLVSDPRIAGVIFTGSTETAKRIEQSLANRTGPIALFIAETGGQNAMIVDSSALPEQTVIDIAQSAFNSAGQRCSALRVLFVQEEIAPRLLAMLKGYMEELTIGDPRLLATDIGPVIDNDALQMLKNHFAKMSHEAKLIAQVPMRESPSGHYFAPCVFEIEHLGLLEREVFGPILHVIRYQARDLDKVMDAIIRTGYGLTLGIHSRIEATVQYIQNRMPVGNIYVNRNMIGAVVGVQPFGGERLSGTGPKAGGPHYLPRLCVEHTVSTNTTAVGGNARLISLLEED comes from the coding sequence ATGTTAACGACCACACCTTTACCCCAATCCAATCCTCTGCGAGATACTATCACAAAAGCTTATAGAATGGATGAAACGGAATGCCTTAACCGACTGCTTCCAGAGGCCGCCCTTTCCAAAGAGAGTTTAGATCAGGTTGCAGCGACTGCAAGGCAGCTTGTTATTGAAACGCGGGAATACAAAAAGAAGCAGAGTAAAATTGATACACTGCTTCATCAATACGATCTTTCCACCGAAGAAGGTATTGCCCTCATGTGCCTTGCGGAAGCGTTGTTACGTATTCCAGACAAAGCAACCATGGATAAATTCATCAGCGATAAAATTTCAACGGCTGAGTGGAAATCGCATCTCAGCACAGAGAATCCCCTTTTCATTAATGCAGCCACTTGGTCATTGGTCTTTACCGGAAAGGTTTTCGCACCCACGCTTAAAAGTCAGAAAAACCTGATGGGCTCGTTAAAGCGCGCCGTCAGTCGCCTGGGTGTGGCGGTAATACGGCCTTTCATTCTCCAGATGATGAAAACCATTGGCACGCAGTTTGTCATGGGACAAGACATCGATTCCGCTTTGAAGCGCGCTCAAAAAATAGAAGACATGGGCTACCGTTTCTCTTATGACATGCTGGGCGAAGCAGCGCGAACAGCAGAGGATGCGTCGCATTATTATACGGCTTACGAACAAGCCATTGCCGCTATCGGGAAGGTTGCCCATCAAGATAGCCCGATAACGAATCCTGGCATTTCGGTTAAGCTTTCTGCGCTTTCACCCCGCTTTGAATACACACAACGCGAACGCGTACTAAAGGAAGTCCCACCGCTGCTGCTCGCACTCGCCCAGCAAGCTAAACAATATAACATTGGTTTAACCATTGATGCAGAAGAAGCAGACAGGCTCGATCTCATGCTGGATATTTTTGAAATGGTTTATACCGATGCTTCGCTCGACGGTTGGACAGGTTTGGGTATTGTCGTACAAGCCTATCAGAAACGCGCCTCCTTCGTCATTGACTGGCTGGCGGATCTCGCTAAACGGCACGGTAAGCGCATTATGCTGCGCTTAGTCAAAGGAGCTTATTGGGATGCAGAAATCAAGATGAGCCAGGTCCAGGGCTTCAACAATTATCCGGTTTTTACACGTAAAAATTCAACCGATGTATCTTATCTTGCCTGCGCAAAACAGCTGCTTTCACAACCCCAGTGTTTTTACCCCCAGTTTGGCACGCACAATGCCTATTCCGTTGCGGCCATTATGGAAATAGCGCAGCAATATAATAAGGCTGAATTTGAGTTCCAGTGCCTGCATGGCATGGGCCGGCCTTTATATGATCAGATCGTGGATAAAACCAAATTCAATCTTCCCTGCCGCATCTACGCACCCGTTGGCACGCATAAAGATTTATTAGGCTATCTGGTTCGCCGTCTGCTTGAAAATGGCGCGAATAGTTCGTTTGTCAATCGTCTGGCCGATGAAAGCATTCCCATGGAAAAAATTATTGCTGATCCGGTCGCTTATATTGTGGGCCTAGAGAATAAACGGCATCCCAAAATTCCGCTGCCTCAAGCCATTTATGGTGAATGGCTCAATTCCAGCGGCATCGATCTCTCCAATACACTGCAACTCGCTCAGCTTAAAAAAGCAATGGAAACCGCTGCAAAAGAAACATGGACCGCAGGCTCCATTGTAAACGGTAAAGTTTATATTGATAAAAACCCTCACCCGGTTGTCTCGCCCAGTCATATCGAGCAAGTAATTGGTTATGCTAGCAAGGCTGATGAGACTCTGATTGAAGAAGCGCTTCAAACCGCCGTAAATGCAGCATGGGATTGGGCTACCACACCCGTTACTGAACGGGCGGCGATTTTAGAACGCGCAGCCGAAATTTTTCAGCAGGAAATGCCTGCTTTAATGGCGATCGTTACTCAGGAAGGCGGACGATGCATACAAGATTGCCTGTCAGAAGTCCGTGAGGCCATTGATTACTGTCGTTATTATGCTTACCGGGCACGACATGATCTGATGCCCATGCCATTGCCTGGCCCAACGGGTGAGTCCAACCAGCTTTCGCTGCATCCGCGTGGGGTCATTGCATGCATCAGCCCCTGGAATTTTCCCATTGCCATTTTTACAGGGCAAATTGTGGCTGCACTGGCTGCAGGCAACCCTGTAATTGCCAAACCTGCTGAACAGACCCCGCTCATCGCATTCAAGACAATAGAAATCCTGCATCAGGCAGGTATTCCTAAACCTGTCTTGCAGCTGCTTATCGGACCAGGCAGTGTGGTCGGTGCCAAATTGGTCAGTGATCCTCGCATCGCGGGTGTCATTTTTACTGGTTCAACTGAAACAGCGAAGCGAATTGAACAGTCGCTGGCAAACAGGACCGGACCCATTGCGCTTTTCATCGCAGAGACCGGCGGCCAGAATGCTATGATTGTCGACTCCTCCGCTTTGCCGGAGCAAACGGTGATAGATATCGCTCAATCTGCATTTAACAGCGCAGGCCAACGTTGTTCAGCCTTGCGCGTCCTGTTTGTGCAAGAAGAAATTGCCCCGCGATTGCTCGCAATGTTAAAAGGCTATATGGAAGAATTGACCATCGGCGATCCCCGCCTGCTTGCTACAGATATTGGTCCTGTCATCGATAACGATGCACTGCAGATGCTGAAAAATCATTTTGCCAAAATGAGCCATGAAGCCAAGCTTATCGCACAAGTCCCTATGCGCGAGTCTCCTTCAGGTCATTATTTCGCTCCTTGTGTATTTGAGATTGAACATCTCGGTTTGCTCGAGCGAGAAGTTTTCGGCCCGATTCTACATGTTATCCGCTATCAGGCACGCGATCTGGATAAAGTAATGGATGCTATCATCCGCACCGGGTATGGATTAACATTAGGGATTCACAGCCGCATTGAAGCAACGGTACAATACATCCAAAATCGGATGCCGGTTGGCAATATTTATGTCAATCGCAACATGATTGGCGCAGTGGTAGGTGTACAGCCATTCGGCGGTGAACGATTATCCGGTACAGGCCCAAAGGCAGGCGGCCCGCATTATTTGCCGCGTCTTTGTGTTGAGCACACCGTCTCCACGAATACGACTGCAGTAGGCGGTAATGCACGTTTAATATCACTACTCGAGGAAGATTAA
- a CDS encoding cation:proton antiporter yields the protein MAQAHPVTYVIFLIFTGTAILSTIALFTRQSLLVAYIALGAILGPWGLKLIDNAGINRQAGDIGIIFLLFLLGLHLQPQNLFHSLRKMSLITLTSSFIFFILGFLTSHLYGYTFEESALVGIAAMFSSTIIGIKLLPTTILHHQHTGELVISILLLQDIIAIAVLLGMEIAASRSVSYNHVMLVISAFPVLLLVAYVFQRYILARLLERFDKIHEYIFILSIGWCLCMAQLSRSFGLSEEIGAFVAGVALASNPISFYIAESLKPLRDFFLVIFFFTIGAGFNFDYFSTVIVPALTLAAIILLLKPVVFNWLLSRSGEVKSVSWEIGVRLGQMSEFSLLVIYMALETKLLSPASTYMVEAAIIITFIVSCYWTVMRYPTPLASTDKLRRD from the coding sequence ATGGCACAAGCACACCCAGTTACCTATGTCATATTTCTCATTTTCACAGGTACTGCCATTTTATCAACGATCGCGTTATTCACGCGCCAATCGCTGCTGGTTGCCTATATTGCACTAGGGGCCATTCTTGGTCCCTGGGGCCTTAAACTGATTGATAACGCAGGTATAAACCGACAGGCAGGTGATATTGGTATCATCTTCCTGCTGTTTTTGCTGGGACTGCATTTGCAGCCGCAAAATCTTTTTCATTCCTTACGGAAAATGAGTCTCATTACCCTGACAAGCTCGTTTATCTTTTTTATTCTGGGTTTTCTTACCAGTCATTTATACGGTTATACTTTTGAAGAAAGCGCCCTCGTAGGTATCGCTGCAATGTTTTCGAGTACCATTATTGGTATTAAACTACTACCTACGACAATCCTGCATCATCAACATACAGGTGAGTTAGTCATCAGTATCCTGCTGTTACAAGACATTATCGCTATTGCCGTCCTATTAGGCATGGAGATCGCAGCGAGCCGTTCCGTTTCATACAACCATGTAATGCTGGTCATCAGCGCTTTTCCGGTTTTATTACTCGTCGCTTATGTTTTCCAGCGCTATATCCTGGCGAGGCTGCTGGAACGTTTTGACAAAATTCATGAATACATTTTTATTCTCTCAATCGGCTGGTGCCTTTGCATGGCGCAGCTAAGCCGCTCTTTTGGGTTATCAGAGGAAATCGGCGCATTCGTTGCAGGCGTTGCACTTGCCTCCAATCCGATCTCATTTTATATCGCTGAAAGCTTAAAACCCCTGCGGGATTTTTTTCTGGTGATTTTCTTTTTTACCATTGGCGCCGGGTTTAACTTTGATTATTTTTCAACTGTCATTGTGCCTGCTTTAACACTCGCAGCCATTATCTTGCTGCTAAAACCAGTGGTCTTTAACTGGCTGCTCAGCCGCTCGGGTGAAGTCAAATCAGTCAGTTGGGAAATTGGTGTTCGATTAGGACAAATGAGTGAATTTTCCTTGCTCGTGATTTATATGGCGCTCGAAACAAAATTATTATCGCCAGCGAGCACTTATATGGTGGAGGCGGCCATTATTATTACGTTCATTGTTTCCTGCTACTGGACCGTCATGCGCTATCCAACGCCGCTAGCCTCAACCGACAAACTGCGACGAGATTAG
- the rnt gene encoding ribonuclease T codes for MNNRTTRLARRFRGLLPVVIDVETSGLNPATDALLEIAAVLLKMDEGGKFHRQQTVAYHVEPFQGARLEQEALEINGIDPFSPLRLAIPESQALYRIFAAVRKQLEETACYRAVLVGHNAWFDLNFILAATKRAGIRYHPFHTFTTFDTASLSALTLGETVLARAARRARVSFDIQQAHSAIYDAERTAELFCHIANRLTI; via the coding sequence ATGAATAATAGAACAACACGCTTAGCCCGCCGTTTTCGAGGATTATTACCGGTTGTCATAGATGTAGAAACATCGGGGCTAAATCCGGCAACAGATGCATTGCTGGAAATCGCAGCAGTCCTGCTTAAGATGGATGAGGGAGGCAAATTCCACCGGCAACAAACAGTCGCCTATCATGTTGAGCCCTTTCAAGGCGCACGCCTTGAACAGGAGGCATTGGAAATTAACGGGATTGATCCTTTTTCTCCCTTGCGGCTCGCTATTCCCGAAAGCCAAGCGCTTTATCGAATTTTTGCTGCAGTTAGAAAGCAACTGGAAGAGACAGCCTGTTATCGCGCAGTGCTGGTTGGACATAATGCCTGGTTTGACCTGAATTTTATTTTGGCAGCAACCAAACGCGCGGGTATACGGTATCACCCCTTTCACACTTTTACTACCTTTGATACTGCTTCACTTTCCGCACTCACATTGGGAGAAACAGTACTGGCACGAGCTGCCAGACGAGCGCGGGTTTCTTTTGATATCCAACAAGCACATTCAGCGATTTATGATGCTGAGCGCACGGCGGAGCTTTTTTGTCATATTGCGAATCGGCTAACAATTTAG
- a CDS encoding IS4 family transposase — protein sequence MKDTVFQRLLKPVTKKLMKECIERFRSDHRYESFNTFEHLKTMIYAHINEIKSLRTLEVAINSQKIGIKTQVKRSTLSDANRKRPAESFFWILEQLMSLLPRKKHKEIKKVIRILDSSPIQLRGQGYDEWSKQYATRHIQGLKLHVEYDLGLDLPLRMKLSHPNCNDATMGQKWPILKNTLYVFDKGYYDYNWWWSINKRQAYFVTRLKKNAAIVIESRQKNTREPILQDCLFRISNKVPRGGKRMEYSETLRYISVKREGKTPLILVTNLKDLPAENIAKLYKARWEIELFFKWIKQNLRLKKFLGRSSNAVKIQIATALIAFILIQIFKNVSNEKRSLHLVLVWIRHNLHVAEYRNRQYKPPIYLISRRPVYL from the coding sequence ATGAAAGATACCGTTTTTCAACGATTATTAAAACCCGTTACAAAAAAATTAATGAAGGAATGTATAGAACGCTTTCGATCTGATCATCGTTATGAATCATTTAATACATTTGAACATTTAAAAACGATGATTTATGCACATATTAATGAAATTAAAAGCTTACGCACGTTAGAGGTTGCGATAAACAGTCAAAAAATTGGTATAAAAACGCAAGTAAAACGCTCGACCTTAAGTGATGCCAATCGAAAACGACCAGCCGAAAGTTTCTTTTGGATATTAGAACAGCTTATGTCTTTGTTACCCAGGAAAAAACATAAAGAAATAAAAAAAGTAATCAGGATATTAGATAGTAGCCCGATACAGCTAAGAGGCCAAGGGTACGATGAGTGGTCAAAGCAATATGCGACTCGGCATATACAAGGATTAAAACTACATGTTGAATATGATTTAGGATTAGATTTGCCCTTAAGGATGAAGTTGAGTCATCCAAATTGTAATGATGCGACGATGGGACAAAAATGGCCAATCCTTAAAAACACCCTTTATGTGTTTGATAAAGGTTACTACGATTACAATTGGTGGTGGAGCATCAACAAAAGGCAGGCTTATTTTGTGACTCGATTAAAGAAGAATGCGGCCATTGTTATAGAAAGCCGGCAAAAAAATACTCGCGAACCCATCTTACAAGATTGTCTTTTTAGAATTTCAAATAAAGTTCCACGTGGTGGAAAACGCATGGAATATAGCGAGACGCTGAGATATATAAGTGTAAAAAGAGAAGGAAAAACTCCTCTTATTTTGGTAACTAACTTGAAAGATTTACCAGCAGAAAATATTGCTAAGCTTTATAAAGCCCGATGGGAAATAGAGCTATTTTTTAAATGGATCAAGCAAAATCTTCGACTTAAAAAATTTCTGGGCCGATCTTCTAATGCGGTTAAAATTCAAATAGCAACAGCCTTGATTGCTTTTATATTGATACAAATATTTAAAAATGTTTCAAATGAGAAACGTTCATTACATCTCGTTTTAGTCTGGATCAGACATAATTTGCATGTTGCAGAATATCGCAATAGACAATACAAGCCTCCTATTTATTTAATTTCAAGGAGACCTGTTTATTTATGA
- a CDS encoding LbtU family siderophore porin, producing MKLKLVVASMSILGLVSGPAFAAKTHKMMKSDMKQTVRHDYKDMGIQEPVCTINPASLTMDEMTQNVGRALPNPCNPGWFNRIQVSGGINVDVGKWGNRNANIMGENYQRLSLNDAYINVSADVNDWAKGFASLSFSNPTTNVNPSIYKLWGAAEYNAAYANNINGNASNVIQLEQAYATFGNFDVSPIFVQVGKQFQDYGRYEIHPITESMTQVMTKTLATSIRAGFIANGFHGSIAAFDDPINKMGNTSSPTNYTAAVGYDQNNDQLGFDLGAGYIYNMIGVNDVAYNVVNFNTLGGTLGNTGTYRNRVGAYALYGDVNSGPFSLGARYTQALQRFNVNDLPKNGIADLTGGVITGAPIAGRSGAKPWAAGIQGGYGFNVWDRNQNIYLGYQTSREAAGLNLPKNRYLVGYGIDVWKSTNLGIEWDHDNAYSTGNGGSGNNTNLVSLRAGVQFS from the coding sequence ATGAAATTAAAACTCGTTGTCGCATCAATGAGCATACTTGGATTAGTCAGCGGCCCTGCATTCGCTGCCAAGACTCATAAGATGATGAAGAGTGATATGAAACAAACGGTTCGCCATGACTATAAAGACATGGGAATCCAGGAACCTGTCTGCACCATCAACCCAGCTTCTCTTACCATGGATGAAATGACCCAAAACGTAGGTCGTGCATTACCCAATCCCTGCAACCCAGGCTGGTTTAATCGAATTCAAGTAAGCGGCGGCATCAACGTTGACGTTGGCAAATGGGGTAACAGAAACGCCAATATCATGGGTGAAAACTATCAGCGTTTGTCTTTGAATGATGCTTACATTAACGTTTCTGCCGATGTGAATGATTGGGCAAAAGGTTTCGCAAGCTTAAGCTTCAGCAACCCAACCACCAACGTGAACCCTTCTATCTATAAACTCTGGGGTGCCGCTGAATACAACGCTGCCTATGCCAACAACATCAACGGCAACGCATCAAATGTCATCCAGCTTGAACAAGCTTATGCAACTTTCGGCAACTTTGATGTCTCTCCGATCTTCGTTCAAGTCGGTAAGCAATTCCAAGATTATGGCCGTTACGAGATTCATCCGATCACTGAAAGCATGACGCAAGTCATGACCAAAACCCTGGCGACCTCTATCCGAGCAGGCTTTATTGCTAATGGTTTCCATGGTTCTATCGCAGCATTTGATGATCCAATCAATAAAATGGGCAACACCTCCAGCCCAACCAACTACACCGCTGCTGTAGGCTATGACCAGAACAACGATCAGCTTGGCTTTGATCTGGGTGCAGGTTATATCTACAACATGATTGGCGTGAACGACGTTGCTTACAACGTAGTGAACTTCAATACATTGGGCGGCACACTGGGCAACACTGGTACTTATCGTAATCGCGTAGGCGCTTACGCGCTGTATGGCGATGTCAACAGCGGACCTTTCTCGCTGGGCGCACGTTATACGCAGGCTCTGCAACGCTTTAACGTCAACGACCTGCCGAAGAACGGTATTGCTGACCTGACTGGCGGTGTCATCACTGGCGCACCAATTGCAGGCAGATCCGGTGCTAAACCATGGGCTGCAGGCATTCAGGGTGGTTACGGATTTAATGTCTGGGATAGAAACCAGAACATTTATCTGGGTTATCAAACTTCTCGCGAAGCTGCTGGTCTTAACCTGCCGAAAAACCGCTATCTGGTTGGCTACGGCATCGATGTGTGGAAGAGCACTAACCTTGGCATTGAGTGGGATCATGACAATGCCTATAGCACAGGAAATGGCGGTTCCGGCAACAACACGAACCTTGTTTCCTTACGCGCTGGTGTTCAATTCAGCTAA